DNA sequence from the Cohnella herbarum genome:
AGAGGATCCCGAGGTCGAGGCGGTGTCTATTTGTACGCCGAATCACCTTCATGCGTCGCTCTCGATCGCCTGTTTGCAAGCCGGAAAGAACGTATTATGCGAGAAGCCGGCAGCAAGGACTTATGCCGAAGCGCTCGAGATGCAGAAAGCGCAGCGGGAGAGCGGTAAAGTCTTAAATATTGGCGTCGTGAATCGATTCAACTCCGGCGTCAACGTCATTAAAGACATGATCGAAACGGGAGAGTTGGGCGAAGTCTATCATGTCTACGTCAGTTTCCGCGCGCATCGGTCGATTCCCGGACTAGGCGGAGCTTTCACGACGAAGGCGATAGCCGGCGGAGGCGCGCTGATCGATTGGGGAGTGCATTTTCTGGATATCGTGATGTATTGCCTCGGCGATCCGCTGCCGAAGACGGTAACGGGTCAAGCCTATAGCAAGCTGGGCAAGGACATGAACGAGTACACCTATCTCAATATGTGGGCCGGCCCTCCTAAGCTTGACGGGACTTACGACGTGGATGATTTCGTTACGGCGCTCATACGGACGGAGGGGCCGACCGTTACGTTAAACGGAGCTTGGGCTCAGAACATTGGTATCGACGAGATGTATATCGATTTCTTGGGCGACAAGTCGGGCATCCGCCTTCAGTACGGCCAGGAATTTCAGTTGTTCAGCGCGCGCAACGGCTCCTTGATGGAATCGACCCCGAAATATCGCGCAAGCGATATGTTCCAGAACGAGATCGACGGCTTCCTTCGCTGTATTCGCACGGGCGAGAAGCTGCCGTCCCATATCGACACGGTTATCCTGACCTCCCGTATTATTCAAGCAATCTACGACTCGTCGGATCGGCATAAGGAAATCACGTTGGACTAATCGGAGGGTGTTATGGCTACGATCGGTTTCATTGATTATTACTTGGACGAATGGCATGCGGACAATCTTCCCGGCTGGATAGCGGAAGCTACGAACGACGGCATGCAGGTCAAATTCGCATACGGTCTGATCGATTCGCCGCATGGGCTCAGCAATGCCGAGTGGTGCCGCAAGCACGGCATCGAATTGCTCGACTCGATAGAGGAGGTCGTGGAACGGAGCGACTATCTTGCCGTGTTGTCGCCGGACCATCCTGAATTCCATGAACGGCTAGCCGCCTTGCCGCTACAATCGGCCAAACCGACGTTTGTCGACAAGACGTTCGCGCCGGATCGTGCTGCAGCGATTAGGTTATTCGACGCGGCAAGTCGATCCGGTACTCCGCTATTCTCTTCATCGGCGCTGAGATTCGCTTCGGAATATACCGACGAGCTTAACCGTTCCGGGGGGCGGCGAATCGATACGTTGTGCAGCCAAGGGCCGGGTCAATTCGGCAATTATGCGATTCATCAGATCGAACCGATCGTGTCGATCATGGGCGCGGATGCACGGCGAGTTCAATTCATCGGGACGGAGAGGACGCCTGCGTTGGTCATCGAATACTCGGACGGCCGCAGGGCAACGATGCATCACTTAGAGGGCTCCCCGTTTCGATTGACGTACCAGTACGAGGAAGGGGTCGCCTTACAAGCGACGGCTGAGGCCGATTTCTTCGCGCCGTTCGTCCGTAGTCTCGTACGATTTTTCCAAACCGGTCAATCTCCGGTAGATCCGGCGGAGACGATTGCGGTCATCACCATCATCGAATATGCCCGCAAGGCCGCCGCTTCTCCGGGAATGTGGTTGGAGCTGCCATCGTAATTGACCGATATTTAATATGGAATAGAAATACAGAGCGCTTGAGGATATCCTCGGGGCTCTGTATTTTTTTGGTAGACGATGCGGAATTACGTTAAAATAAAAATCGAACGGTTAATAGAGGGGGAGAGTCGCGTACATGGATACAATCTCGATTACGAAGCTTCAAGCAAGAAGATTTCTGCTGAAATACCACGGGTTAAGCGACGAGTTCGAATTTCGCGGTAAAGAGGGCGTTCTGGCTTACGTTCGGAGAGTCGGTTGCATCCAGTACGATCCGCTTAACGTCGTCGGAACGAATCCGGAGCTCGTGCTGCGTTCGAAAGTCGAGGACTTCGATCTCGGCATGCTCTCGGAGCTACTGTATACCGATCGGAAGCTCGTCGATTATTGGGATAAATGCATGTCGATTTTTCCGACGGAGGACTGGCCTTATTTCTCGCGGATGCGTGAGCATTACGGTGCATGGTGTCGCTCGAATGAAGCGGTCTCTGGACGGGTTCGCGCGGAAATCGAAAGCAGGGGAGCGCTCTGTTCAGGGGATTTGGAAGACAACGAGAAAGTCGACT
Encoded proteins:
- a CDS encoding Gfo/Idh/MocA family protein encodes the protein MNKIKVAVIGCGAIASSQHIKAYKNSPYAEIKYLCDIDMARAEAAVKDVGTGQAITDYRIILEDPEVEAVSICTPNHLHASLSIACLQAGKNVLCEKPAARTYAEALEMQKAQRESGKVLNIGVVNRFNSGVNVIKDMIETGELGEVYHVYVSFRAHRSIPGLGGAFTTKAIAGGGALIDWGVHFLDIVMYCLGDPLPKTVTGQAYSKLGKDMNEYTYLNMWAGPPKLDGTYDVDDFVTALIRTEGPTVTLNGAWAQNIGIDEMYIDFLGDKSGIRLQYGQEFQLFSARNGSLMESTPKYRASDMFQNEIDGFLRCIRTGEKLPSHIDTVILTSRIIQAIYDSSDRHKEITLD